The Deltaproteobacteria bacterium sequence GATAACGGATTGGGTATCGCAGACGACGTTAAAGATAGCTTGTTTGACCCATTTGTGACCACAAAACCAGTGGGCGAGGGAACGGGCATGGGTTTGGCGATAAGCTTTAATATTGTGAATGACCACAACGGCGAAATCTGGGTAGAAGATGCCAACCCTGGTGCGAGATTTAAGCTGTCGGTTCCAATCAAGCAGGTTGAAGATGTGGAAGTAGGAGTTTTAGATGAAGCTTAATTTGGATGCCATCAGTAAGCTTGAGGAAGAGTTGTCTAAGCCGAAGATTAGTCTAGGTACTATTCTGGTCGTCGATGATGAGCCCGAAAACTTGTTTGCACTCGAAAAAACCCTAAACGATGAGTTCACGGTATTCGCAACGACAAGTCCGGAGGAGGCTATCGAGATAGCTTCTCGGGAACGTATCGATGTCATTTTAACAGATCAGCGAATGCCCAATATGCAGGGTACGGAGTTCCTTAAGCACGTTAAGGAAAAGAACGACGATAACGTTCGGATGATTCTTACAGGTTACACTGACGTAAAGGATTTAGTCGACTGTATCAATTCGGGATTGATTTATCGATACTTGGTGAAGCCTTGGGATGCGGGTGAGATACGCTCGGTCGTTAAGCAGGCCATGCAGGTCATCTCTCGTAAGCGCGCGGTAGACCGTATGCTGCCCCATCAAGTTGTTGACCGTCTGTACCCTGAGGGAATGCATGATGTTAAAGAGGGCTTTGGGAAAGAGGTTGAATGCGCGATTATGTTTCTTGATCTGCGAGGCTTCACAACCATTGCGGAAGAGATGGCAACTCTTGACGCCTTTAAATTACTGACCAGCTTCGTCAAGGCGGTTGGGCCGATCATGTCCGAGTACAACGGCTTTATCGATAAATATATGGGTGATGGCATTCTCGCCATTTTCGATAGAGAAGGTCATTTCTCCAAAGACGTGATTGAGTGCTGCCTCGCCATCCGCGAATGTGTTCGCGATTACAACTCTAAACACCGGTCATTGCCAGTTCCCGAGAGTCGTCAGGGATTACCGGAGAGAGCACCGTTACAATGCGGTATCGGGGTCAGTTATGGACGCGTGGTTCTTGGAACTTTGGGTTTTAGAGAGCGCATCGATTTTACGGTGCTCGGGGATGCCGTGAACACTGCTTCCCGTATCGAAGGGTTTACCAAGCCAATTGGTGCGAATATTTTGGTTCACGCCGCCGTCTTAGAAAAGTCGGATATGTGCAGCGTTCCACATCGGTTTTTGGGCGAGATCAACCTACGGGGCAAAAAAAATTCAACTCCGCTCGTGGAGATACTTGATGAGGAGCCAGAGGCCGAGTTTAAGGCTAAGTTAAGCGCCGGACCCAAGCTTAGCCAAGGTATCAAGGCTTTTATGGATGGTGAGTTCGACAAGGCGCTCTTGCTTCTCGATGAGGCTGAAAAAATCGCGCCAGATGACAAAGCCGTCGCGCACTTTATTGACCGCGTGAAATCAAAACGCGCGCCAAAGGATTACACTCGAGGATCCGACGATTAATTTATCTCGTGACTGAGGAAGGGGGGATGGATGATTTATTTGGCACTGCTCTGCGCATTGGCCTCAGCCCCTGAATCGACAATTGAGCATGCGGATAGCTTCATTGGAAGCTTCCTTTATGCGGATACGGAAAACGGCGATAAGGCCATTGTAGCGGCCATCGAACTTGCTACTGAAGAGCTTAATTTCGTTGTGCGCCCGTTGGCCCGGGCTAAGCTTAAAGAGAACAATGCCGCCCCTAAAACAGTCTCGATTCGTCGTGAGGGCGTAAAGCTATTGCTTGAAACCCCATCTCGTTCTTGGGCGACAGATTTATTCTCTAAGCCGTTGACCATCAGTTTACCGGGTGGACGCACAGGGCTCGTCTCGAAGACCCTGGATGGGAACGCTTTGGTAGAGGTTATTCAGGTGGCTCAAACGACCAGGGAGAACCGTTATAGTCTCTCAGGCAACGGTTCAGAGCTTCAAGTTCAAGTGAACATTGTGACGCCTCGGCTCACAAAGCCGATTTACTACGAACTTACGTATGCCCGCGTCCCAAAATGAAATCATTGGAGAGTTAGGGGCTGGGAAGTAACGATGAGCGACGTATTCTACCATGATTTACGCGATGAGGAATTGGTTGCCAAAGGCTTAGGTTATATCCATCGCATCTGGAGACCCTGGCATCGCGCCGAAGTCTCTGGAGTAGAAAATGTACCTAAGGGTCCTGCGCTTTACGTGGGGAACCATAATGGCGGTTTGCTCAGTATCGATTCCTTTCTTTTTGCGAGTGCTGTTTTTCGAGAGCACGGTATGGATGCGGTGCCCTATGGATTAGCGCACGACTTTGTGATGGACACACCAGTCATGGGAGATGTGCTGCGTAAGATAGGTGCGGTGCGAGCAGGTCATGAGGAGGCCGCTAAGCTTTTCTTGAGCGGTCGAAAGGCACTTGTCTATCCTGGCGGCGATATCGACTCACTGCGACCTTATAGCGAGCGAAACATGGTCAAGTTTGATGGGCGAGTGGGGTACATTAAGCTTGCTCTGAAACACGGAGTCCCGATTGTTCCCGTGGTTGCTCAAGGGGCACAAGGAACCTTCTATGTCTTTTCAGATAACAGATGGCTCGCCAAGCTTCTGCGTCTCGATAAACTCATGCGGGTTAAGGCGGTACCGCTGATGTTCACCGTGCCTTGGGGCATAACCCTGGGTGCTTCGCCACCTTACATGCCACTGCCGGTAAAAATACGTATTAAGATTCTTGAGCCCATTGTGTTTTCGCATACTGGAGAAGCCGCATGCGAAGACGGCGATTATGTGTTGGAATGCAACCATAGGGTGTGGTCTCGTCTTCAAACCGCGCTCACACAAATGTCACTCGATGCCGAGGGTTCTTTCGGTCCACAAGGGTAACGCACGCTGCTGTATTTAAAGCTTTTTTGAACCTAGGTGGCACTGTTTCATAATGAGCTGGTAGGACCGCCTAACCTAACTAAAAAGTTT is a genomic window containing:
- a CDS encoding response regulator, producing MKLNLDAISKLEEELSKPKISLGTILVVDDEPENLFALEKTLNDEFTVFATTSPEEAIEIASRERIDVILTDQRMPNMQGTEFLKHVKEKNDDNVRMILTGYTDVKDLVDCINSGLIYRYLVKPWDAGEIRSVVKQAMQVISRKRAVDRMLPHQVVDRLYPEGMHDVKEGFGKEVECAIMFLDLRGFTTIAEEMATLDAFKLLTSFVKAVGPIMSEYNGFIDKYMGDGILAIFDREGHFSKDVIECCLAIRECVRDYNSKHRSLPVPESRQGLPERAPLQCGIGVSYGRVVLGTLGFRERIDFTVLGDAVNTASRIEGFTKPIGANILVHAAVLEKSDMCSVPHRFLGEINLRGKKNSTPLVEILDEEPEAEFKAKLSAGPKLSQGIKAFMDGEFDKALLLLDEAEKIAPDDKAVAHFIDRVKSKRAPKDYTRGSDD
- a CDS encoding acyltransferase family protein — its product is MSDVFYHDLRDEELVAKGLGYIHRIWRPWHRAEVSGVENVPKGPALYVGNHNGGLLSIDSFLFASAVFREHGMDAVPYGLAHDFVMDTPVMGDVLRKIGAVRAGHEEAAKLFLSGRKALVYPGGDIDSLRPYSERNMVKFDGRVGYIKLALKHGVPIVPVVAQGAQGTFYVFSDNRWLAKLLRLDKLMRVKAVPLMFTVPWGITLGASPPYMPLPVKIRIKILEPIVFSHTGEAACEDGDYVLECNHRVWSRLQTALTQMSLDAEGSFGPQG